The following are from one region of the Dreissena polymorpha isolate Duluth1 chromosome 2, UMN_Dpol_1.0, whole genome shotgun sequence genome:
- the LOC127865494 gene encoding uncharacterized protein LOC127865494, whose translation MDLQRLGISFCECLTDQSLQYLKNCHNLEHLRLRKGSDFTQAGLSAFFKSGTLAHLRTLNLSECTAINDNVMLDIVQCCGSCLYELVLSWCWNISDMGLVSIMDHCCKLMTLDLLGIDSVLGECLERIPEDLPKLTYLDLRQCNKIVDSIIMDVVRRKPDLKVINPSQKSV comes from the exons ATGGATCTGCAACGCCTGGGAATCTCGTTCTGCGAGTGCTTGACAGACCAGTCACTACAATACTTGAAG AATTGTCACAATCTTGAACACCTACGATTGCGGAAAGGCTCTGACTTCACTCAGGCCGGATTGAGTGCATTCTTCAAGTCAGGGACATTAGCACATCTTCGTACCCTTAATCTGTCTGAGTGTACAGCTATCAACGATAATGTGATGTTGGATATTGTGCAGTG CTGTGGCTCCTGCCTGTATGAGCTTGTACTGAGTTGGTGTTGGAACATCTCTGACATGGGACTGGTATCCATCATGGATCACTGCTG CAAATTGATGACTCTGGATCTGCTAGGTATTGACAGTGTCCTGGGTGAATGCCTGGAGAGAATTCCAGAGGACTTGCCAAAACTGACTTACTTAGACCTACGGCAATGCAACAAG ATCGTTGATAGCATAATAATGGACGTGGTAAGAAGAAAGCCAGACCTGAAAGTGATcaacccttctcaaaaaagtgtgtga